Within the Rosa rugosa chromosome 2, drRosRugo1.1, whole genome shotgun sequence genome, the region AACCTTAAAAGAGACGCACCGACAAGCTTAATGATTTGTAATTTCATTTTACTATTGCAATTATAACACTACAACTgtatttaataataaaaaagccaaagaaaaaaagTCGACACAATATAGACCTTACACGGCCAAATCATCTTGCTCACAGGAAGCCACATTTTCTTatcaaaccctaaatcaaattGGCCTGTCTTCTCTATTGCCCCTCTTTCTGCTACACTACCCCTTCACCAGACTGCTGAGCAACTGCAGCATCCACTACCATGGTGTCAGAGAATATCACCGGGTCTATTGGACACGCTTCTTAAATGGCTGACAAAGTGGTGTGGTTGCCAAACAAAATCAGTGTGGTTGCCAAACAAAATCAATGTGCTGAGGCAACTGCAGCATCCACTACCATGGTGTCAGAGAATATCACAGGGTCTATTGGACACGCTTCTTAAATGGCTGACAAAGTGGTGTGGTTGCCAAACAGAATCAATGTGCACACACAAAGACAAACTGAATAGTCGGCGATTTTctttttgatcaaattttgcTTTTTACCTTAATGGTTGTTGATCGTTCATTTTTGTCCTGTTCCCCTACTCTAGGTACTTAAATGATCGTTCAATTTTCACCTCTCtcataattgaaaatttgaaattaataatcacacacacacacacacatatatataagcCCTTTTTCCTCCCCCTCCGATTTCCTTATGTAAATAACATCCTATAGCCGAAGCTCTAATCATATTTAATTTCCTGAACAGCTCACAAATTAAAGTCACACACtctacacaaataaaagaaaagcccAGTGAGGATCTTCGACCTTTCATGCTGTGTCCTATGTggaatgaaaataaaagaaacagtAAACAACTCAGAAGGAGGTATAATTCAGAAGTGTCATACCTTGCTGCACTCCGCATGCACTTGATGCCTTAAGATCCATGCATTTAGACCTGAAAGCCTCAGCCAAAATCTTATTCATTAAAACTTTATTGTAATTTGCATCTAGTTCCTTCTGTATATGCCGAAATTCGGCTTCTTCCTCCTGAAGTTTAGTCTCACATTGCCGACGAAGTTCAGCAACAGCCTCCTCTATTTTCTTGTCATAATCAGATTTCAGACGCAGCTTCTGTTCAAGACAAAAACTATTTTCAGCAAATGTTTCTGAAAAGAAAAACTGCACAAAAGGTGAACTTCAAAACAGACCTTATCTTCATGAGACTTAATGTTTTGTTCCATATCTTTATTTAATCTTTCCAATTCATTTTGAAGTGGATCAGGGTACGAATGCTGAGGCATCCTTAGTGTCCCCTGGGGAGCAGCATGTATAGGACGACTATTAGTTACAGAAGTAGCCCGTGTGTCTGAAAAAGGCAGCCCAAATCCATTAGTAGGTATATCCATAGGCTGATGCAAAGAAAGACTTGGTGCAGGCTGCAAAGCGGTTTCATTTGATTGAACAGAATAGTTCTCAACAAATTGCAGTGGAGCCTGAGAAACTTGGTTAGAGGTGTGGTCTCCCCTACTTGGCCGAATTTCAATTCCACCAGCTGCAGACTCAGAAAGCTGCAATTGTACTACAGCTGCATTCGTCTGCCCTTCATGATCAGATTCTACAGTGGCAACAAATTGGGATACTTGATCTTCAACTGGTTGACATGTATTCTGATTCCCAGTAGCTTGTGCATCTCCATCTTGTACTGCAGTGGATGTGGCTAACAGAACACCTCTGTCTTGATTTTCGATACTTTGATGAACTTCAATTGCACAAGCTGAAGATAACTCGGGTCTATTAGATAACTGTGCCACCGACTCTTCATGATCAGATTGATCGGATGTTATGATCGCAACAGATTGGGACGCTAGATTTTCAACAGGTAAGCAAGTATTCTGATTTTCGCTAGTGTGTGCATTTCCATCTTGCCCTGTAGTCGATGTGGCCAAGCCGGTACCTTGAACTCGGTTCTCACTACTTGGCTGATTTTTAATTCCAGCAGCTGAAGATAACTGAGGAGGACTACGGTCTGGTGTCTCTGAGGATGGTACTACAGGCTCATTGGTGGCCACTTCATGGTCTGAGTGCTCAGAATCTATAGTTGCAACAGATTGAGCAGCTGACGATAACTCAGTATCAACTCCTACTCCTTTCTGCTGGTTGACCCCAGTTGCAATATCAGATGCAGTAACTTGCACTTCACCATTTTCTATTTCTGCAGGCGAAACCCTAGAGAGAGGATTCTGTAGGGCATCATTCGAACTGACAGTTGCATCCACTGCCGACTCAACCATATTACCTGGTATGTTTACTGTTGCCACACGGATTTGTTCTGCAGATGCACATGGGTTCACAGACGCATCATCATGCACCCCATGAATCGAACTGACGGTCTCATGCAATTCCAGTGGAGCCTCTCTGTCAGCCATGCTTAATGTAGCACCATGAGGATTCTGTTCTGTAGCAGATAGAGTCAGTGGACTGACAGTTATGGGCTCTTCCAGTCTGACAACCCTATCACAAATGGGTGATTTGTCAGACTTGTCAATCCTTTCTTCAAATGAAGGAAGACCGGAGGTGACTACTTTGCTAGAGCAGATAATTTCCGGGACATCCAGCAGAGCCTCCCCATTTTCTGAAGTGCCTCCATTAGTCATCAGCTCTTTGGCACAAGGAATCACAGTAGCAACGTTTGCTTGATTATCACCAGAAACGCCATCCTTGTTTTTCCCAGTACTATAAAAAACCTCAGAAGTGATTGGATCAAGTGCACCATTTGTAACAATCAGTCTAGCTGGAGTCGTGACTGTTCTAAGAGGACTGCTACACGCTACAGTTTCATCAGGTGCATTTGAAGGTGAATTATTCAACAActcatcacgaacccacttttGCACTTCCTCTACCCGTTGGTTCTTATTCTCTTTCAGCTTAAGCCTTGCTTCCAGCTGCAATTTCTCGAGAAGCTGCAAATGTATGTCCACCTTGTGTTTATGCTCTTCAATTTCCTTTTCAAATTCAGTTTCCTTGACCCTCAAACTATCTGCACTCATTGAAGTAATTCGATTTACAGCCAACTCTATTTTGTGCTTCATTTCGAGTTGCTCCTTTTGCTCCTCGTATAATCTCAAAAGTTCACTTCTCTCTTTAGATTGCTTCTCAACAagttttttcatcttcttctggaACTTTTTCTGAATTTCATTGATACATTTTGAGACATCTTTTCCTGCTAAATATAGCTGATAGTCTTCAACACCTGATTTGACCCCCTCCAAGTTTGAAATTGTACCATTATTTGAGAGTTCAGAGAAATTTGGAGGGTCTGCAGCCTTAAAATTCCTTGTGCGGTATAGAAACATTTTCTTCAGACACCGCAGCATTGAATAAACACGGTCCGCCTCTTCCTTTTGGCAATTGAAGTTAAGATGCTGCTTAGCACGTGCAAAAGATTCTTTGTGGTCGACTTTGTGCTTCAGAATTGAAGCCACAGTCCAACACTGGAATGTACAGAATCAGttacaaacaaaaagaaagaaaaaataaaaaaaacaaggagaattAGAAAAGGTGAAGTAAACCAAAGATAATACAATCACATCATCATCGCTGGCTAAAATAACGAATTGCTTCTCCAAATCCCCCCCACAAGTAACTTTAGAATTGCAGAGCATTGAGTTGAGTGGAACGTCAAGAAAATATACAAAATATGGGTAATAGATTTATTTTCTTTCCTGGATTAAGCTGGTGACAATGAAAGCATTTTTCTTGACTCTAAAACATTATAATTTCAATAATGACGAAGACAGGAATCAATTTTGACCAAGCGAAAGTTAAACTGTACAGGTGTTAGaacaaaatcatcaaaaatcattGCAGAAACAGAAAGAGATATCAGTGCTTGAATGCATCTACGATAAATTTAACATGCCAAGAATTGATAGATTGTGTTTCCTTCAGAACAGGCTGAATAAGCTCAACAGACAGCAATACAGTTGCATGAAAGAGGAAGATGATTCTAACCAGAGATATCTGAAATGCCTGCAATATGTTTGCTGGTTCTCTAGTAACATTGTGATTCTTCATGACATATTCAAGAAACTTTTCAACCCAAACCTTGTGAAGATCCTGCATTGTAGTAAGATTAATAAAGATATTATCATAGAAGAAAACTATATTTTACTGAGATGTAGTGGAATGTAGGGTTCAGAACAGCAGCACGTGTGAAGTCAGAAATAAAGTAATATGTAATTAGCAGGATAATCAAAATACGTACTGAGAGTTGTAGGATTCCACAAAGTTTTGATATCTCTGGCTTCAAATGAAGATGCAGACTCTTTTGGGCATCAAGCAATTTTCTTCTCTCCTTAGATTCAAACATGTCACTTTCTGGTCTTGTGCTTTTAGCAAAATTATGTGAAGTACAAACACGGTTTTCACCAATTATATTATTTACAAATGCAGATAACCTAGAAGAAGAGTGAGGCACATTGTCTGCTGGAGTTACAGAAGCTCCTGCAAAAGTAGAGATGCTTTCAGAAACTAAAAGTGGAATTCAAGCAATGTACAGGCTGACTCTAATTGCACCATTTCTTGCAAAGATGtcagaaaagaaaattgaataatTCACGAGTACAGCCAATTACCATCCTCAGATACAGGGATTGATTTTCCCTCAAATCCAGGCTTTAAGTTGGCCGAATCATTATTACTATTTCCCACCTTCTTCCGTTTTTTTACAGATTCATCACTTTCAACTTGTGGTTTCTTTGATAGCTCCTCATCAGTATGTTTTACCCTTTTCCTGTTCCTCTGGGACAAACCAACACAATATTTCCACTGAGGATGCTTTCCCTCCCACAGTTTTATCCAAAAACTAAGTGGTTTCCCATCACCCATATGTTGAGATTTCAATTCGCCAAACAACAGATTCTTCGTACTGTAACCTCCTCCAGTTTGATGAGCTTTTGAGATAACAGAGAAACCACCCAAGCCATTGTTTTTGGCATCCTGAGAAAGTAGGGACACAAATTCCTGGATGACATCTTTCAGAGGTGATTCTACTGGTAAGATACTTTCACTAGAGGCGGGCGAATTGTGGCAATGGAACTCATTCAGTTTAACAAATTGATAAGGTGCACCCCACGAAAGTAGCAGTTGACAATTATTCTTGGTAATATTATGCAAATTGCTATCAAGAATCTTTTCCTCCTTTGCCAGAATCAGAACTTTCTCCTCTATGGTACAAGTTGAATATAATCGAAATACTTTTATCTGCTCAAATTGTGAATCAAGTGATATCTTTTGCAAGGCTCTTACATCATTCACTGGGTTCCAGTCACTACCATATATAATAATAGTATCAACTGACGATAGTTTGATGCTGGCACGACAGGCACGAGTCTCCAATAAAAACACAAACCTACCACATTCCTTATTGTTAAACTTGCCCATTGCCTCACCTTTCTTAGCGGGAACAACACCCTGTTCAACCCGTTCATAAGAGTCTTCACCATACCTTTGACGCAGGAAATCATCCAAAATATCTCCTATACAAATTCCCAGACCACCTATTGACTGctaataaaaagagaaaatagtTATATAACATTAAATTAATGAGTAATGAACATTAGAATGACACCTTCAGTGCATTCTAGATTACATTGAGCATAAAACTACACGTAATTGTGTAAACTTTTAAGGTATTATTCGTCTGTGTATTAGGAGTCTTTGACTTATTTGATTCAGTATATCCTTTTCTATTAAGGATTCTGGCCCATATGATATATTTGTTGGATTAACTACACAAACACCCCAAAAAGTTTAGGGCAATTTCACTTTAGACCTTGAACTTCTAATACCAAACCAGCCCTTCAGGTTTGATTCAGGTTTCAAATAACACCTTCGCCTTGCAAATCAAGTAATAGACATGATAGTATTACATATACTGAACCTTCCTTGAAGTATGAAAATAGCGCTTGCACTCTCTTTACGTAAATCATTTTGGTCAACCATCCAAATTCACATTCAAGTCAAATATGGTTTCAGTATATCCAATCCTACCGTTACTACCTCACATGCCCTAAATTGGTCAACAATGTTACTGTAACCAAAATCACATTCCCTAAACTACCAAAATTCAAAATCTAAATTGTTATAAAATTCAAAAATGATATCAGAGTTCCCGCAACGAATAAGTCTTCTTATTCCAGATTTTAAAGGATGGGAACCACCTCTGAAACAAATCATGTCCAGAAGTATACTCTCTATCAGATATAATATAATTGAAGGAAAGTTCATCTTGGTAACAAATTATACTCTGGaagaatttaatgaaaataaagaagataCTAAGATCACCAGTTCTAATAAGAACAATACTCTTTGCTAAGTGAAAAACATGTGGATTTTGGTGGTGGAAAAGGGACTAAGGTATGATGGGTCTGCAGAGTTATAGCAGTAATTGGCGGTATTTTGATGGAGAAATAGCAGTTTATAAAGAGTATGACAGGGTAGAGCCGCATAGGTGAAGTTCTTTTCAAGCTTTTCAGCATGTTACCAATGATTTTAGGATGTAAACACTCCTGTAAACCTACTAGATAAGAAGGCAGCAGTAAGTTTAGGTTCACTTGTTTCAACATTAAGGTTGGATAGGAGCCTGTTTATTTGTCCTTAGTGTATGTAGTTTTTCCTGTTTGTAGATGCACTCTTTGTGAATTTATTGATATTTCCTATAAATATCTTAATAAAGTATTTTCTTCTACAATAAAAGACACTAattcctcaaaaataaaataaaaaataaaagaaactagATGTCATTAAATTACTAAGTTGTGTACCTGAAATAGGATTAGCACTCTTAAACCTCGATTCTTTATCTCCATAAGCATCATGTCAAGAATGTGAAGCTTGCCACTAGCTTTTATTCCTGCATCCAACAttgctttcttttttacttcGAAACTGTCAATTGCTTGAAGGCCTTCAAATTCCATAACCTTCTCTTGTAAAGATGCTTCCTCAATGTAAGGGTGATCACAGCACTGTCAAGAAGTACCATACAAGAAACTTATTGCAAATCCAGGAGGGGTGATGAAAGGCGtaagaaaatatataaaatgaaaaatcaacttttgaaGAAGGAAATGCACTTCTTTTCACCAGCTATTGATAAAcaaacacccccccccccccccccggcggAAAAAAGCTTTAAGAAATTTATATTGACCTACCTTATAACAAGAGAAAGTTGAAACTAGCAAACCAAAACGTATGAGCTATGGTGGATGGCTGCTtaaggagaggagaggagagtgTCTGTGAGTAGAACATTTAGAGTGAATAATATGGTCTTTGCTGTTAAGTGTCCATGGACACTCCATTAGGAATATGAGGCTGGGGATATTATTggtacctcacacagatttTCAAATTAGTGGAAGTCCAGAAATTTCAACATGGATGAGAGGAGATGCAAATTGGAGTCTTTTGGTGCTTTTTTTCTCATATAGTTTTTCACACCAAATCGGTCTCTCTTTGGAAATAAATCCTCTCATTCATTTTTGAACCCACCAAACTCACTCTTTCTAACAGAAACAATAATGATGATAGTGCCATCACCTCCTCATCCCTTGAACTTCCAAGTCATGGGAGAGTGTTTGGTATAGCTAAACTTTCTGTTGTGTTATGGAAAATTGATAATCTATAATCTTAAAAAAGTGCAATTCAAACAGTTAGCCCCCCAACCAAAGTCTTTACAAAATCTCACTTTTTCCCCAAAATTCCAAAGCTGAAAACACTGGGCAAATTGGTGCATTCCAGGAGAATGTCTTCCATTGCGATACTAGTTGATCCTTTAAGAACAGGTTTTGCATCCCGGCAGCCGGGCATGAGAACCCCACTTCTTATTACAGAATAACTTATAGAATATCTAATCTAATGGAATTCTCCAAACCCATTCCCAACAGAGAAATATCCCTTGCTACTAAATTTCCAATTCCCAAAACTCCTTTTATCCTGTTTTGGATACCACATTCCACCTCATTAGATTGTCCTTCTTGGCTTCTCCAATTCTACCCAGAACTGCTTAAATCAATGTCAATCTGCCCACCCTTGAGAACAATGCCTTTTAACATccttctaagttctaaccaCTTTTCAACCCTACCAGAGTTCCAGAATgaggaagcctttgggtaccCAATGGAAGCCCCAAGTATTTTAAAGGCCAACTTCCAATTCCATAGACTAACTGGGGTGACaaactttaaaaaataataataataataataataataaaataaatttaaaataaataactaataaaaaaaaacctttgCTGCCAAACTCTCTACTTCGCTAATTCTAACTTTAATCCTACCAAtcaatagaaagaaagaaagaaaaaaaaaacctttattCCTACCAAAGTGCAGTTGGCTCTATTGATTTCCAGTCCCGAATGGCAAAGAAAATCTTTCTAAAACCATATTTCAGTTGGCCCATTTCTGATAATCATCCTTCACAAAGAAAATGTATGATCGGTGAATTGAGGATGAGTAGTTTCAACATTTTCATCCCAAAAAGGTAGACTTTCAATCACTCTGAATTCTTTTGCCCTCTCCATTAGTCTACTTAAAACATCCAATGGTCTATGAAAGTGACTGTTAGCTAGGTTATACCAGGAGGTTTTTTCTATTTGATGTATAAGAAGCACAAGATGTTACACAAGAATAGTACGCTAAAGTTTTATGGGTTTTGTGCATGGAAAAGAAAAGGACCACCGAATTGAGGTAAAAAGTCAGATTCTGGTCATATTCGGCATCTGTTT harbors:
- the LOC133733139 gene encoding helicase protein MOM1-like isoform X1; translated protein: MQLNMAHDTRSSRKVKDDESTNSIGRQISSKGSSTSGSSTSDTPVLRRSSRETLLKKNNTLSPSSTRKSERLEKQTPETPPVKRKSERFENKSTPSPLRRSERGKTHSSTSSASKTSDKSLDSSSMKGKREKKEKSVKELTLGTKELRKSEKQNVGPGQVKQKRLNTRDYIAYHQGRLNAPDHVQKQSDERSPPPCYNAITEEINHAPERVQVDCSAMGNFKTLELTTSTSNGRISDVHTGSEGSDCITPSKRKRKMVDGGSDSSGVNASKDVCTGVDTVSSLPSGSTGNVPVETCGVCFKRQRVDNDSMKQECCSCGTKLNQELSGAVNEPDSGEVIADSTVSQPEKFNICMQQKELSADLITNGEENSENTCLICTFGGKLLCCDGKGCKRSYHLSCLDPPMNAAPIGVWHCSVCVKKKIESGIHSVSDGQESLGNDRQVEVSDADDSSRFIEYWVPVEISNVQRELYCEKLLLNPSLLQSSSTKDLVGALHDLLRSTRKCCDHPYIEEASLQEKVMEFEGLQAIDSFEVKKKAMLDAGIKASGKLHILDMMLMEIKNRGLRVLILFQSIGGLGICIGDILDDFLRQRYGEDSYERVEQGVVPAKKGEAMGKFNNKECGRFVFLLETRACRASIKLSSVDTIIIYGSDWNPVNDVRALQKISLDSQFEQIKVFRLYSTCTIEEKVLILAKEEKILDSNLHNITKNNCQLLLSWGAPYQFVKLNEFHCHNSPASSESILPVESPLKDVIQEFVSLLSQDAKNNGLGGFSVISKAHQTGGGYSTKNLLFGELKSQHMGDGKPLSFWIKLWEGKHPQWKYCVGLSQRNRKRVKHTDEELSKKPQVESDESVKKRKKVGNSNNDSANLKPGFEGKSIPVSEDGASVTPADNVPHSSSRLSAFVNNIIGENRVCTSHNFAKSTRPESDMFESKERRKLLDAQKSLHLHLKPEISKLCGILQLSDLHKVWVEKFLEYVMKNHNVTREPANILQAFQISLCWTVASILKHKVDHKESFARAKQHLNFNCQKEEADRVYSMLRCLKKMFLYRTRNFKAADPPNFSELSNNGTISNLEGVKSGVEDYQLYLAGKDVSKCINEIQKKFQKKMKKLVEKQSKERSELLRLYEEQKEQLEMKHKIELAVNRITSMSADSLRVKETEFEKEIEEHKHKVDIHLQLLEKLQLEARLKLKENKNQRVEEVQKWVRDELLNNSPSNAPDETVACSSPLRTVTTPARLIVTNGALDPITSEVFYSTGKNKDGVSGDNQANVATVIPCAKELMTNGGTSENGEALLDVPEIICSSKVVTSGLPSFEERIDKSDKSPICDRVVRLEEPITVSPLTLSATEQNPHGATLSMADREAPLELHETVSSIHGVHDDASVNPCASAEQIRVATVNIPGNMVESAVDATVSSNDALQNPLSRVSPAEIENGEVQVTASDIATGVNQQKGVGVDTELSSAAQSVATIDSEHSDHEVATNEPVVPSSETPDRSPPQLSSAAGIKNQPSSENRVQGTGLATSTTGQDGNAHTSENQNTCLPVENLASQSVAIITSDQSDHEESVAQLSNRPELSSACAIEVHQSIENQDRGVLLATSTAVQDGDAQATGNQNTCQPVEDQVSQFVATVESDHEGQTNAAVVQLQLSESAAGGIEIRPSRGDHTSNQVSQAPLQFVENYSVQSNETALQPAPSLSLHQPMDIPTNGFGLPFSDTRATSVTNSRPIHAAPQGTLRMPQHSYPDPLQNELERLNKDMEQNIKSHEDKKLRLKSDYDKKIEEAVAELRRQCETKLQEEEAEFRHIQKELDANYNKVLMNKILAEAFRSKCMDLKASSACGVQQDGNSSFIQQLVQLSMQQNAHRPSSVSSSSSTSLPAASLQTSIAPLPSQQASIAPIPSLQTSSAPLPSLQTTLPASAIAPSQHYTAPIMQTVPLSPASPSIPARPPHIGTFSGSTGIPQGGGQIRAPAPHLQPFRPSTSVTGTSPLSQQGGMSTPRSHSNGPATSPSLPHMPQMPAPTQQTVPSSGAQHVESAGRSSTPHSASALKLLMDMENRSGANRSGGLLPPLTSSSFNHPDPAIASSASANPVNTGGTPDVVCLSDDD
- the LOC133733139 gene encoding helicase protein MOM1-like isoform X3, translating into MQLNMAHDTRSSRKVKDDESTNSIGRQISSKGSSTSGSSTSDTPVLRRSSRETLLKKNNTLSPSSTRKSERLEKQTPETPPVKRKSERFENKSTPSPLRRSERGKTHSSTSSASKTSDKSLDSSSMKGKREKKEKSVKELTLGTKELRKSEKQNVGPGQVKQKRLNTRDYIAYHQGRLNAPDHVQKQSDERSPPPCYNAITEEINHAPERVQVDCSAMGNFKTLELTTSTSNGRISDVHTGSEGSDCITPSKRKRKMVDGGSDSSGVNASKDVCTGVDTVSSLPSGSTGNVPVETCGVCFKRQRVDNDSMKQECCSCGTKLNQELSGAVNEQKELSADLITNGEENSENTCLICTFGGKLLCCDGKGCKRSYHLSCLDPPMNAAPIGVWHCSVCVKKKIESGIHSVSDGQESLGNDRQVEVSDADDSSRFIEYWVPVEISNVQRELYCEKLLLNPSLLQSSSTKDLVGALHDLLRSTRKCCDHPYIEEASLQEKVMEFEGLQAIDSFEVKKKAMLDAGIKASGKLHILDMMLMEIKNRGLRVLILFQSIGGLGICIGDILDDFLRQRYGEDSYERVEQGVVPAKKGEAMGKFNNKECGRFVFLLETRACRASIKLSSVDTIIIYGSDWNPVNDVRALQKISLDSQFEQIKVFRLYSTCTIEEKVLILAKEEKILDSNLHNITKNNCQLLLSWGAPYQFVKLNEFHCHNSPASSESILPVESPLKDVIQEFVSLLSQDAKNNGLGGFSVISKAHQTGGGYSTKNLLFGELKSQHMGDGKPLSFWIKLWEGKHPQWKYCVGLSQRNRKRVKHTDEELSKKPQVESDESVKKRKKVGNSNNDSANLKPGFEGKSIPVSEDGASVTPADNVPHSSSRLSAFVNNIIGENRVCTSHNFAKSTRPESDMFESKERRKLLDAQKSLHLHLKPEISKLCGILQLSDLHKVWVEKFLEYVMKNHNVTREPANILQAFQISLCWTVASILKHKVDHKESFARAKQHLNFNCQKEEADRVYSMLRCLKKMFLYRTRNFKAADPPNFSELSNNGTISNLEGVKSGVEDYQLYLAGKDVSKCINEIQKKFQKKMKKLVEKQSKERSELLRLYEEQKEQLEMKHKIELAVNRITSMSADSLRVKETEFEKEIEEHKHKVDIHLQLLEKLQLEARLKLKENKNQRVEEVQKWVRDELLNNSPSNAPDETVACSSPLRTVTTPARLIVTNGALDPITSEVFYSTGKNKDGVSGDNQANVATVIPCAKELMTNGGTSENGEALLDVPEIICSSKVVTSGLPSFEERIDKSDKSPICDRVVRLEEPITVSPLTLSATEQNPHGATLSMADREAPLELHETVSSIHGVHDDASVNPCASAEQIRVATVNIPGNMVESAVDATVSSNDALQNPLSRVSPAEIENGEVQVTASDIATGVNQQKGVGVDTELSSAAQSVATIDSEHSDHEVATNEPVVPSSETPDRSPPQLSSAAGIKNQPSSENRVQGTGLATSTTGQDGNAHTSENQNTCLPVENLASQSVAIITSDQSDHEESVAQLSNRPELSSACAIEVHQSIENQDRGVLLATSTAVQDGDAQATGNQNTCQPVEDQVSQFVATVESDHEGQTNAAVVQLQLSESAAGGIEIRPSRGDHTSNQVSQAPLQFVENYSVQSNETALQPAPSLSLHQPMDIPTNGFGLPFSDTRATSVTNSRPIHAAPQGTLRMPQHSYPDPLQNELERLNKDMEQNIKSHEDKKLRLKSDYDKKIEEAVAELRRQCETKLQEEEAEFRHIQKELDANYNKVLMNKILAEAFRSKCMDLKASSACGVQQDGNSSFIQQLVQLSMQQNAHRPSSVSSSSSTSLPAASLQTSIAPLPSQQASIAPIPSLQTSSAPLPSLQTTLPASAIAPSQHYTAPIMQTVPLSPASPSIPARPPHIGTFSGSTGIPQGGGQIRAPAPHLQPFRPSTSVTGTSPLSQQGGMSTPRSHSNGPATSPSLPHMPQMPAPTQQTVPSSGAQHVESAGRSSTPHSASALKLLMDMENRSGANRSGGLLPPLTSSSFNHPDPAIASSASANPVNTGGTPDVVCLSDDD
- the LOC133733139 gene encoding helicase protein MOM1-like isoform X2, with product MAHDTRSSRKVKDDESTNSIGRQISSKGSSTSGSSTSDTPVLRRSSRETLLKKNNTLSPSSTRKSERLEKQTPETPPVKRKSERFENKSTPSPLRRSERGKTHSSTSSASKTSDKSLDSSSMKGKREKKEKSVKELTLGTKELRKSEKQNVGPGQVKQKRLNTRDYIAYHQGRLNAPDHVQKQSDERSPPPCYNAITEEINHAPERVQVDCSAMGNFKTLELTTSTSNGRISDVHTGSEGSDCITPSKRKRKMVDGGSDSSGVNASKDVCTGVDTVSSLPSGSTGNVPVETCGVCFKRQRVDNDSMKQECCSCGTKLNQELSGAVNEPDSGEVIADSTVSQPEKFNICMQQKELSADLITNGEENSENTCLICTFGGKLLCCDGKGCKRSYHLSCLDPPMNAAPIGVWHCSVCVKKKIESGIHSVSDGQESLGNDRQVEVSDADDSSRFIEYWVPVEISNVQRELYCEKLLLNPSLLQSSSTKDLVGALHDLLRSTRKCCDHPYIEEASLQEKVMEFEGLQAIDSFEVKKKAMLDAGIKASGKLHILDMMLMEIKNRGLRVLILFQSIGGLGICIGDILDDFLRQRYGEDSYERVEQGVVPAKKGEAMGKFNNKECGRFVFLLETRACRASIKLSSVDTIIIYGSDWNPVNDVRALQKISLDSQFEQIKVFRLYSTCTIEEKVLILAKEEKILDSNLHNITKNNCQLLLSWGAPYQFVKLNEFHCHNSPASSESILPVESPLKDVIQEFVSLLSQDAKNNGLGGFSVISKAHQTGGGYSTKNLLFGELKSQHMGDGKPLSFWIKLWEGKHPQWKYCVGLSQRNRKRVKHTDEELSKKPQVESDESVKKRKKVGNSNNDSANLKPGFEGKSIPVSEDGASVTPADNVPHSSSRLSAFVNNIIGENRVCTSHNFAKSTRPESDMFESKERRKLLDAQKSLHLHLKPEISKLCGILQLSDLHKVWVEKFLEYVMKNHNVTREPANILQAFQISLCWTVASILKHKVDHKESFARAKQHLNFNCQKEEADRVYSMLRCLKKMFLYRTRNFKAADPPNFSELSNNGTISNLEGVKSGVEDYQLYLAGKDVSKCINEIQKKFQKKMKKLVEKQSKERSELLRLYEEQKEQLEMKHKIELAVNRITSMSADSLRVKETEFEKEIEEHKHKVDIHLQLLEKLQLEARLKLKENKNQRVEEVQKWVRDELLNNSPSNAPDETVACSSPLRTVTTPARLIVTNGALDPITSEVFYSTGKNKDGVSGDNQANVATVIPCAKELMTNGGTSENGEALLDVPEIICSSKVVTSGLPSFEERIDKSDKSPICDRVVRLEEPITVSPLTLSATEQNPHGATLSMADREAPLELHETVSSIHGVHDDASVNPCASAEQIRVATVNIPGNMVESAVDATVSSNDALQNPLSRVSPAEIENGEVQVTASDIATGVNQQKGVGVDTELSSAAQSVATIDSEHSDHEVATNEPVVPSSETPDRSPPQLSSAAGIKNQPSSENRVQGTGLATSTTGQDGNAHTSENQNTCLPVENLASQSVAIITSDQSDHEESVAQLSNRPELSSACAIEVHQSIENQDRGVLLATSTAVQDGDAQATGNQNTCQPVEDQVSQFVATVESDHEGQTNAAVVQLQLSESAAGGIEIRPSRGDHTSNQVSQAPLQFVENYSVQSNETALQPAPSLSLHQPMDIPTNGFGLPFSDTRATSVTNSRPIHAAPQGTLRMPQHSYPDPLQNELERLNKDMEQNIKSHEDKKLRLKSDYDKKIEEAVAELRRQCETKLQEEEAEFRHIQKELDANYNKVLMNKILAEAFRSKCMDLKASSACGVQQDGNSSFIQQLVQLSMQQNAHRPSSVSSSSSTSLPAASLQTSIAPLPSQQASIAPIPSLQTSSAPLPSLQTTLPASAIAPSQHYTAPIMQTVPLSPASPSIPARPPHIGTFSGSTGIPQGGGQIRAPAPHLQPFRPSTSVTGTSPLSQQGGMSTPRSHSNGPATSPSLPHMPQMPAPTQQTVPSSGAQHVESAGRSSTPHSASALKLLMDMENRSGANRSGGLLPPLTSSSFNHPDPAIASSASANPVNTGGTPDVVCLSDDD